One genomic region from Streptomyces sp. NBC_01431 encodes:
- a CDS encoding alanine racemase, with protein sequence MALTLYVDSARWRAHQKSVIDQFPGIVPVCKGNGYGFGHERLADEVSRFGSDILAVGTTYEAASIKDWFSGDLLVLTPFRRGEEPVPLPDRVIRSVSSVDGVHALVGARVVIECMSSMKRHGVKEEELGMLHSAIEDVRLEGFALHLPLDRTDGSDAVEEVIAWMDRLRAARLPLHTMFVSHLRSEEQARLQQQFPQTRFRARIGTRLWLGDHEATEYRGAVLDVTRVAKGDRFGYRQQKVASDGWLVVVAGGTSHGVGLEAPKALHGVMPRAKGVARAGLATVNRNLSPFVWAGKQRWFAEPPHMQVSILFVPSDSQEPHVGDELVAHLRHTTTQFDRLVDR encoded by the coding sequence ATGGCGCTCACCCTCTACGTCGACTCCGCTCGCTGGCGGGCGCACCAGAAGTCCGTGATCGACCAGTTCCCGGGCATCGTCCCGGTCTGCAAAGGCAACGGCTACGGCTTCGGCCACGAGCGGCTCGCGGACGAGGTGTCCCGCTTCGGCTCGGACATCCTGGCGGTCGGCACCACCTATGAAGCCGCCAGCATCAAGGACTGGTTCAGCGGCGATCTTCTCGTCCTGACGCCGTTCAGGCGTGGCGAGGAGCCGGTGCCGCTGCCCGACCGCGTCATCCGCTCGGTCTCCTCGGTGGACGGCGTGCACGCCCTGGTCGGCGCTCGCGTGGTCATCGAGTGCATGAGCTCGATGAAGCGCCACGGCGTCAAGGAGGAGGAGCTCGGCATGCTCCACTCCGCCATCGAGGACGTACGCCTCGAAGGCTTCGCGCTGCACCTCCCGCTGGACCGCACCGACGGCTCGGACGCCGTCGAGGAGGTCATCGCATGGATGGACCGCCTGCGCGCGGCCCGTCTGCCGCTGCACACGATGTTCGTCAGCCATCTGCGGTCCGAAGAGCAGGCGCGGCTGCAACAGCAGTTCCCGCAGACCCGCTTCAGGGCCCGCATCGGAACGCGGCTGTGGCTCGGCGACCACGAGGCGACCGAGTACCGCGGCGCCGTCCTCGACGTCACCCGCGTGGCCAAGGGCGACCGGTTCGGCTACCGCCAGCAGAAGGTCGCCTCCGACGGCTGGCTCGTCGTGGTCGCCGGCGGCACCTCGCACGGCGTGGGCCTTGAGGCCCCGAAGGCCCTGCACGGTGTGATGCCGCGCGCCAAGGGCGTCGCGCGTGCTGGGCTCGCCACCGTCAACCGCAACCTGTCGCCGTTCGTCTGGGCGGGCAAGCAGCGCTGGTTCGCGGAGCCGCCGCACATGCAGGTGTCGATCCTGTTCGTTCCCTCGGACTCGCAGGAGCCGCACGTGGGCGACGAGTTGGTGGCCCATCTGCGGCACACGACCACGCAGTTCGACCGCCTGGTCGACCGCTAG
- a CDS encoding lipid II:glycine glycyltransferase FemX: MSLTLRTISREQHLAYIQSLPSASHCQVPAWADVKTEWRSESLGWFDKNGELVGAGLVLYRQLPKVKRYLAYLPEGPVINWYAPNLDEWLKPMLAHLKQQGAFSVKMGPPVVIRRWDSAAIKSGIQDPDVKRLRDVEASHIEPRAFEVADRLRKMGWQQGEDGGAGFGDVQPRYVFQVPLANRSLDDVLKGFNQLWRRNIKKAEKGGVEVVQGGYEDLAEWQRLYEITAVRDHFRPRPLSYFQRMWTVLNSEDPNRMRLYFARHNGVNLSAATMLVVGGHVWYSYGASDNIGREVRPSNAMQWRMLRDAYAMGATVYDLRGISDSLDETDHLFGLIQFKVGTGGEAAEYLGEWDFPLNKLLHKALDIYMSRR, from the coding sequence ATGAGCCTGACCCTGAGGACCATCAGCCGTGAGCAGCATCTGGCGTACATCCAGAGCCTGCCCTCGGCGAGCCACTGCCAGGTCCCGGCGTGGGCTGATGTCAAGACTGAATGGCGTTCGGAGAGCCTCGGCTGGTTCGACAAGAACGGCGAGCTCGTCGGTGCCGGTCTTGTGCTGTACCGCCAGCTCCCCAAGGTCAAGCGCTACTTGGCGTATCTGCCCGAGGGGCCGGTCATCAACTGGTACGCGCCCAACCTGGACGAGTGGCTGAAGCCGATGCTCGCGCACCTCAAGCAGCAGGGCGCGTTCTCCGTGAAGATGGGCCCGCCCGTCGTCATCCGCCGCTGGGACTCGGCCGCCATCAAGTCCGGTATCCAGGACCCGGATGTGAAGCGCCTGCGCGACGTCGAGGCCTCGCACATCGAGCCGCGCGCCTTCGAAGTCGCCGACCGGTTGCGGAAGATGGGCTGGCAGCAGGGCGAGGACGGTGGCGCCGGATTCGGCGACGTCCAGCCGCGCTACGTCTTCCAGGTTCCGCTGGCCAACCGTTCGCTGGACGACGTCCTCAAGGGCTTCAACCAGCTGTGGCGCCGCAACATCAAGAAGGCCGAGAAGGGCGGTGTCGAGGTCGTCCAGGGCGGCTACGAGGACCTCGCCGAGTGGCAGCGCCTGTACGAGATCACCGCGGTACGCGACCACTTCCGGCCGCGCCCGCTGTCCTACTTCCAGCGCATGTGGACGGTCCTCAACTCCGAGGACCCCAACCGGATGCGGCTCTACTTCGCGCGCCACAACGGCGTGAACCTGTCGGCGGCGACGATGCTGGTCGTCGGTGGCCACGTCTGGTACTCCTACGGTGCCTCCGACAACATCGGGCGCGAGGTCCGGCCCTCCAACGCGATGCAGTGGCGGATGCTCCGCGACGCGTACGCGATGGGTGCGACGGTCTACGACCTGCGCGGCATCTCCGACTCGCTGGATGAGACCGACCACCTCTTCGGCCTCATCCAGTTCAAGGTGGGCACCGGAGGCGAGGCGGCCGAGTATCTCGGCGAGTGGGACTTCCCGTTGAACAAGTTGCTCCACAAGGCGCTCGACATCTATATGTCGCGTCGCTGA
- the rpsF gene encoding 30S ribosomal protein S6, whose protein sequence is MRHYEVMVILDPDLEERAVSPLIENFLSVVREGNGKVEKVDTWGRRRLAYEIKKKPEGIYTVLDLQAEPAVVKELDRQMNLNESVLRTKVLRPETH, encoded by the coding sequence ATGCGTCACTACGAGGTGATGGTCATCCTCGACCCCGATCTGGAGGAGCGCGCTGTCTCTCCCCTGATCGAGAACTTCCTCTCCGTCGTCCGCGAGGGCAACGGAAAGGTTGAGAAGGTCGACACCTGGGGCCGTCGTCGTCTCGCCTACGAGATCAAGAAGAAGCCCGAGGGCATCTACACGGTCCTCGACCTTCAGGCCGAGCCTGCGGTCGTCAAGGAGCTCGACCGTCAGATGAACCTGAACGAGTCGGTCCTCCGGACCAAGGTCCTCCGCCCCGAGACCCACTGA